ccaggacgcctgggttctctctcagctcggggaggggagcggggagtggtggtttggggtgagggggctggaagccaggacgcctgggttctctcctggctcgaggaggggagtggtgggttgggagccaggacgcctgggttctctccgtcTCTCGCTGAAGTTCGCCTCCCTCTCCCAGCTGATGGACATGGGTTTCACGCGGGAACACGCCATGGAAGCCCTGCTGAACACCAGCACCATGGAGCAGGCCACCGAGTACCTCCTGACCCACCCACCGCCGCTCATGGGCGGGGTAGTACGGGTAAGCACCCCATAGcctggcccctctgccccccccccccgctccctttGGGGCCACCCAGTGCCCGCTCCTCAACTACCCCCTGGCTTgtgctgcaggacctgagcaTGTCGGAGGAGGACCAGATGATGCGAGCCATCGCCATGTCGCTGGGCCAGGATATCCCCATGGAGCAGCGGGCCGAGTCCCCGGAGGTAAGGGCTGGGATGTCAGGAGTGGGGGGCGCTGCAGATACAGTGTAGGGAACCTGCCAGTGCTGTGGGCGGGGGGTGGATCCGGTGGTGGGGATCTGGCTGCGGCAGGTGGGGGATCCGGCAGCCGGGCAGATCTCACCCTGTGCCCCCCACGCCCGGTGCAGGAGGCAGCTTGccggaaggaggaagaggagcgcAAGGCgcgggagaagcaggaggaggaggaggccaaGTGCCTGGAGAAGTTCGAGGACGCGCAGCCGCTGGACCCGGCCGAGCTGCACGGCTTCACGGACGCCATGTTGCCcggctgctcccagctgctggacgAGCTGCCGGACACCGTGTACCGCGTCTGCGACCTCATCATGACGGCCATCAAGCGCAACGGCGCCCCCTACCGCGACACAATCCTCAAGCAAGTGGTCAAGCAGGTGAGGACCCCGGACAGACTGCAGGCAGCTGTCCCGGGCCTGGCACCCATGAGGGGACGGGGCTGGGTGTGGGTCACTCAGGAGAccatggggcctgggccccagccaGGGTCTGACGCTTGCCCCTGTCTCCCCTGCCTGCCCAGGTGTGGGAAGCGGCCGACGTGCTCATCaaggcagccctgcccctcaccacCAGCGACACCAAGACGGTCTCGGAGTGGATCAGCCAGATGGCCACACTGCCTCAGGCTGCCAACCTGGCCACCCGCATCCTGCTGCTCACCCTGCTCTTCGAGGTGAGGCGGCCAGGccgggggagaaccc
The window above is part of the Chelonoidis abingdonii isolate Lonesome George unplaced genomic scaffold, CheloAbing_2.0 scaffold3486, whole genome shotgun sequence genome. Proteins encoded here:
- the LOC142046081 gene encoding E3 ubiquitin-protein ligase HUWE1-like yields the protein MDMGFTREHAMEALLNTSTMEQATEYLLTHPPPLMGGVVRDLSMSEEDQMMRAIAMSLGQDIPMEQRAESPEEAACRKEEEERKAREKQEEEEAKCLEKFEDAQPLDPAELHGFTDAMLPGCSQLLDELPDTVYRVCDLIMTAIKRNGAPYRDTILKQVVKQVWEAADVLIKAALPLTTSDTKTVSEWISQMATLPQAANLATRILLLTLLFEVRRPGRGRTQESWLPASPRSNH